The following coding sequences are from one bacterium window:
- a CDS encoding YbjN domain-containing protein, whose product MRRLLLIYGILLLCVGFIFAGTTPRKIYSPVSLDIVADFIKDLGYTYDRVNTENITGKVSERLAMDIHGENGTYTVGIEFLQDVQILYIYVEDYLDLPLENLGTVPMLTFLMNQNWNLTFGRLEWNITSGEVRLSHTLPVDDGISAEVFGAYLSSIVSTADAKYPEYMITLENFSE is encoded by the coding sequence ATGAGAAGGTTGTTGTTGATTTACGGTATCCTTTTGTTATGCGTGGGGTTTATCTTTGCTGGAACCACACCACGTAAGATATATTCACCGGTGTCACTGGATATCGTCGCAGATTTTATTAAAGACTTGGGATATACCTATGATCGCGTTAACACCGAGAACATAACAGGCAAGGTTAGCGAGCGTCTCGCCATGGACATCCACGGAGAAAACGGCACATATACCGTGGGTATCGAGTTTCTTCAGGACGTGCAAATTTTGTATATTTATGTGGAGGATTATCTTGACCTTCCACTCGAGAACCTAGGCACAGTACCCATGCTAACCTTCTTAATGAATCAAAACTGGAATCTCACTTTTGGGCGGCTCGAATGGAATATTACTAGCGGCGAGGTTCGCCTCAGCCACACACTTCCTGTCGATGATGGCATTTCCGCAGAGGTTTTTGGTGCATATCTATCATCGATAGTTAGCACTGCAGACGCAAAATATCCCGAATACATGATCACTTTAGAAAATTTTTCTGAATAA
- a CDS encoding tail fiber domain-containing protein — translation MKRIMAVLSIVAFAVAVFAAPVEQVISFQGKIVESGTPAEGTRNIEFKLYDVETGGTALWTENRSFVPVTAGLFNVELGAITPFAAGTNVDFSEQYWIGISVAGGAEIVPRYKFGSSAYALNIADVIVKDVDQIFETDLHLDGPMGGDRAIWFGDDHWVGIGEYPLNDDDLLLYCSGDPVWVDAVDIRPTGIYSDLGDGSAEWRHFHLSGKIYADGASPANQYLGTDGSGDLTYLPAPGGSDDDWAYSSGSGLTGDIYHTGNVGIGTTSPATKLHIADNVSGSVFDALTMQNASAIGNSGLRMSFKIGSVTTGQIDNIFYPGGNADFIFSTWDNSLGFSEKMRITGTGNVGIGTDDPEVPLHIESNGHALYIDGASSISTTSFQGLGFQYSWGSGEGAIMASYPSGSGYLTFHTTTGGTMTEKMRITTSGNVGIGTDDPDYKLHVTHTVGAHSTTESPTIWAEVTDGTYTIKGVLAGQNGYQGVYGETDRPSGHGVYGRATGGNCRGINGYAGGTGTTNYGVYGYAGGATTNYGVYCSGSGAYTGSWTDVSDRKFKKNITPMTGILAKVLDLNPVTYEMRTDEYSFMGFSEGNEYGLIAQELNEVFPELVKHGVHPGAEGGEPVEYEGIDYISLTSILVQAVQELKAENDELRARIEALEKK, via the coding sequence ATGAAACGGATTATGGCGGTTTTATCAATTGTTGCATTTGCAGTCGCCGTTTTTGCGGCGCCTGTGGAACAAGTAATATCTTTTCAGGGGAAGATTGTCGAAAGCGGCACGCCAGCGGAAGGCACGCGCAATATCGAGTTTAAACTTTATGATGTCGAAACAGGAGGGACGGCACTCTGGACAGAGAACCGCTCCTTCGTCCCCGTGACGGCGGGTCTGTTCAATGTCGAACTTGGCGCGATTACCCCATTCGCCGCCGGCACGAACGTGGATTTCTCCGAGCAATACTGGATTGGCATTTCTGTCGCCGGTGGTGCGGAGATTGTGCCGAGGTATAAGTTTGGATCGAGTGCTTATGCGCTGAATATCGCGGACGTTATCGTAAAGGACGTAGATCAGATCTTCGAGACGGATCTTCATCTAGACGGCCCCATGGGTGGCGATCGAGCGATTTGGTTTGGTGATGACCACTGGGTTGGCATTGGAGAATATCCCCTCAACGATGACGACCTTCTCCTCTATTGTTCCGGCGATCCTGTTTGGGTCGATGCGGTCGATATTCGCCCTACCGGTATATATAGCGACCTCGGTGATGGCTCTGCCGAATGGCGGCATTTTCATCTTTCCGGTAAAATATATGCAGACGGCGCTTCTCCGGCCAATCAGTATCTCGGCACAGACGGTAGCGGCGATTTGACTTATCTTCCCGCCCCGGGCGGCTCCGATGACGACTGGGCATATTCCTCCGGCAGCGGTCTGACCGGCGATATTTATCATACCGGTAATGTCGGCATCGGGACGACAAGCCCGGCAACTAAGCTACATATCGCAGACAATGTTAGTGGATCGGTGTTCGATGCCTTAACTATGCAAAATGCCTCAGCTATTGGAAACTCTGGTTTGCGAATGTCATTCAAAATCGGAAGTGTTACAACCGGACAAATAGACAATATTTTTTACCCCGGTGGCAATGCAGATTTTATATTCTCCACATGGGATAATTCGCTTGGTTTTTCCGAAAAAATGAGGATTACCGGTACCGGTAACGTCGGCATCGGTACGGACGACCCTGAAGTGCCATTACATATTGAAAGCAACGGTCATGCTCTTTATATAGACGGAGCATCGAGTATCTCAACAACCTCTTTTCAGGGACTCGGTTTCCAATATTCTTGGGGCTCAGGTGAGGGAGCGATCATGGCTTCGTATCCTTCCGGCTCGGGGTATTTAACTTTCCATACCACAACCGGTGGAACAATGACCGAAAAGATGCGTATAACAACATCGGGTAATGTCGGTATCGGAACGGACGACCCAGACTACAAATTGCACGTGACTCATACAGTTGGGGCTCATAGCACCACGGAATCTCCTACTATCTGGGCGGAAGTGACAGACGGCACATACACTATAAAAGGCGTACTTGCAGGCCAAAACGGATATCAGGGTGTTTATGGAGAAACAGATAGACCTTCAGGCCACGGCGTTTACGGTCGTGCGACAGGTGGTAATTGTCGCGGTATCAATGGATATGCGGGTGGAACAGGCACTACTAACTATGGTGTTTATGGTTATGCTGGGGGCGCGACCACTAACTACGGCGTCTATTGCTCGGGTAGTGGCGCTTACACCGGCTCATGGACGGATGTCTCCGACCGCAAATTCAAGAAGAATATCACTCCAATGACCGGTATCCTCGCCAAAGTATTGGACCTAAACCCCGTAACCTACGAGATGCGCACCGATGAATACAGCTTCATGGGTTTCAGCGAGGGCAACGAATACGGCCTTATCGCGCAGGAACTTAACGAAGTCTTCCCCGAATTGGTAAAACAC